A genomic stretch from Myripristis murdjan chromosome 12, fMyrMur1.1, whole genome shotgun sequence includes:
- the lin54 gene encoding protein lin-54 homolog isoform X1: MDVVSPELNSLLPDEIMDTEAIVMEDVPASQPDGTAVQSESGDDVPIPMETDTPVVSENLSFCSDASSTEHTQALTTSTITDSMLSISSESQLPLTLSSASSSLLTLKPTLATSTATTKTTDSVTGTSVTTSGLQRLSAPFTISAANHQIILNKVASSQAIEAAKSASSSTQAVKQEGQKFLVRTIGKSGQPIVFQLPSTGSKPGVGQASGDAKSQAPQFKVVTIGGRTELKPVIGSTASQVPTPTPQVKTVQITNKTQVSSATPIKFIIANTVNSKGLTAQRSVSPVIAGRVLTQNPPVLPPRTITLSEPLNTSIQSMSSKKIAISPLKTPTKLTVVSVASQIPTSTQKPMTLPVNVALGQQILTVQQPTTASPAKVVSSQSTAQNIKPLQSVAVGGVSGSQFKTIIPLATQPNVQQIQVPGSRFHYVRLVTATTGSSTGQTSGPSTSSIQPAKPMVVNTGAVRMSVPIVQAQTMKQVVRKPLTSTAQVVTTSHPQQRLIMPATPLPIQPNFTNLPPGTVFAPAPGGGNVGYAVVPAQYVTQFQQSPYVTLASSSGFPACSGIQSQARLPLNGLSTAETTSRPRKPCNCTKSQCLKLYCDCFANGEFCNNCNCNNCFNNLEHETERLKAIKTCLDRNPEAFKPKIGKGKDGESDRRHSKGCNCKRSGCLKNYCECYEAKIMCSSICKCIGCKNFEESPERKTLMHLADAAEVRVQQQTAAKTKLSSQISDLLMRTAPVISSGGGRLPYTFVTKEVLEATCECLIEQAKQAELSHQPQAQAERLILEEFGHCLMRIISSAGKAKTDCASINC; this comes from the exons ATGGATGTGGTGTCACCAGAGCTCAACAGTCTCCTTCCTGATGAGATTATGGATACTGAGGCCATCGTAATGGAGGATGTGCCCGCCTCACAACCCGATGGCACCGCTGTCCAGTCAGAGTCCGGTGATGACGTACCGATCCCAATGGAAACAGATACACCCGTTGTTTCTGAAAATTTGAGCTTCTGCTCAGATGCCTCTTCGACGGAGCACACCCAGGCTCTGACCACTTCCACCATCACGGACTCCATGCTAAGTATCAGCTCTGAAAGCCAGCTTCCTCTCACACTCTCCAGTGCATCGTCATCCCTTCTCACCCTTAAACCAACCCTGGCCACTTCCACGGCCACCACCAAAACTACAGATAGCGTGACCGGGACGAGCGTGACTACAAGTGGGTTACAAAGGCTCTCGGCTCCTTTTACCATCTCTGCTGCAAACCACCAGATTATCCTCAATAAGGTGGCCTCTTCTCAAGCCATTGAAGCTGCAAAGTCTGCAAGCAGTTCAACCCAGGCTGTGAAGCAGGAAGGCCAGAAATTTTTGGTTAGAACAATAGGGAAGTCAGGGCAACCCATAGTGTTCCAGTTGCCCAGCACAGGCAGCAAGCCCGGGGTTGGGCAGGCTTCAGGTGACGCCAAGTCCCAGGCTCCTCAGTTTAAGGTGGTGACCATTGGGGGAAGGACTGAGCTGAAGCCTGTGATTGGGAGCACTGCCAGCCAGGTGCCTACGCCGACCCCGCAAGTGAAGACTGTGCAG ATCACTAACAAAACACAGGTTTCCTCAGCCACGCCTATAAAGTTTATCATCGCTAATACAGTAAACAGCAAAGGACTAACTGCTCAGAGATCAGTCTCTCCTGTTATCGCAG gaCGGGTCCTGACTCAGAACCCCCCGGTGCTGCCTCCAAGGACCATTACTCTTTCCGAGCCCCTCAACACTAGCATACAGAGTATGTCCAGCAAAAAGATTGCTATTTCACCCCTCAAGACTCCCACCAAG CTGACTGTGGTATCTGTGGCTTCTCAGATCCCCACCTCCACTCAGAAGCCAATGACACTGCCTGTCAATGTAGCTCTCGGACAGCAAATACTTACAGTGCAGCAGCCCACAACTGCATCTCCAGCCAAGGTGGTGTCCAGCCAGTCCACAGCACAG AATATAAAACCATTGCAGTCAGTGGCTGTGGGGGGTGTCAGTGGCTCCCAGTTCAAGACCATCATCCCCCTGGCCACCCAGCCGAATGTGCAGCAGATTCAGGTGCCAGGTAGCAGGTTCCACTACGTCCGCCTTGTCACAGCAACcacaggcagcagcacaggaCAGACCAGTGGTCCCAGCACAAGCTCCATACAACCAG CTAAACCAATGGTGGTCAATACAGGAGCAGTGAGGATGTCTGTCCCGATTGTCCAGGCACAGACCATGAAACAG GTGGTCCGTAAGCCTTTGACATCAACGGCTCAGGTTGTGACCACCAGTCATCCCCAGCAACGCCTCATCATGCCTGCAACTCCCTTACCAATCCAGCCCAATTTCACCAACCTACCTCCAGGCACTGTTTTTGCACCAGCTCCTGGGGGCGGGAATGTGGGCTATGCAGTTGTGCCAGCACAATATGTCACACAA TTCCAGCAATCACCGTATGTGACCCTGGCAAGTAGCTCTGGTTTCCCTGCTTGCTCTGGTATCCAGTCTCAGGCCAGACTACCACTCAATGG CTTGTCAACGGCAGAAACAACCTCAAGACCAAGGAAGCCATGTAATTGCACCAAGTCACAGTGTCTCAAACT ATACTGTGACTGCTTTGCAAATGGAGAGTTCTGCAATAACTGCAATTGCAACAATTGCTTTAATAACCTGGAACACGAAACAGAACGACTTAAAGCCATTAAG ACATGTCTGGACCGCAATCCTGAGGCCTTCAAACCTAAAATTGGCAAAGGGAAAGACGGGGAGTCAGACCGCAGACACAGTAAAGGCTGCAACTGTAAACGATCAGGATGCCTGAAGAACTACTGCGAGTGCTACGAG GCAAAGATCATGTGCTCGTCCATTTGTAAGTGTATTGGCTGCAAGAACTTTGAGGAGAGCCCAGAGAGGAAGACTTTGATGCACTTGGCTGATGCTGCAGAAGTTCGGGTACAGCAGCAGACTGCAGCCAAGACCAAGCTTTCTTCACAAATCTCAGACCTACTCATGCGGACCGCACCTGTTATTTCAAGTGGAGGCGGAAG GCTGCCTTACACTTTTGTGACGAAGGAGGTGCTTGAAGCAACATGCGAGTGTCTGATTGAGCAGGCGAAACAGGCGGAGCTAAGTCATCAGCCTCAGGCCCAAGCAGAGAGGCTGATCTTGGAGGAGTTTGGACATTGCCTCATGAGGATAATCAGCTCCGCGGGGAAAGCCAAAACAGACTGTGCTTCCATCAACTGCTAG
- the lin54 gene encoding protein lin-54 homolog isoform X2: MDVVSPELNSLLPDEIMDTEAIVMEDVPASQPDGTAVQSESGDDVPIPMETDTPVVSENLSFCSDASSTEHTQALTTSTITDSMLSISSESQLPLTLSSASSSLLTLKPTLATSTATTKTTDSVTGTSVTTSGLQRLSAPFTISAANHQIILNKVASSQAIEAAKSASSSTQAVKQEGQKFLVRTIGKSGQPIVFQLPSTGSKPGVGQASGDAKSQAPQFKVVTIGGRTELKPVIGSTASQVPTPTPQVKTVQITNKTQVSSATPIKFIIANTVNSKGLTAQRSVSPVIAGRVLTQNPPVLPPRTITLSEPLNTSIQSMSSKKIAISPLKTPTKIPTSTQKPMTLPVNVALGQQILTVQQPTTASPAKVVSSQSTAQNIKPLQSVAVGGVSGSQFKTIIPLATQPNVQQIQVPGSRFHYVRLVTATTGSSTGQTSGPSTSSIQPAKPMVVNTGAVRMSVPIVQAQTMKQVVRKPLTSTAQVVTTSHPQQRLIMPATPLPIQPNFTNLPPGTVFAPAPGGGNVGYAVVPAQYVTQFQQSPYVTLASSSGFPACSGIQSQARLPLNGLSTAETTSRPRKPCNCTKSQCLKLYCDCFANGEFCNNCNCNNCFNNLEHETERLKAIKTCLDRNPEAFKPKIGKGKDGESDRRHSKGCNCKRSGCLKNYCECYEAKIMCSSICKCIGCKNFEESPERKTLMHLADAAEVRVQQQTAAKTKLSSQISDLLMRTAPVISSGGGRLPYTFVTKEVLEATCECLIEQAKQAELSHQPQAQAERLILEEFGHCLMRIISSAGKAKTDCASINC, from the exons ATGGATGTGGTGTCACCAGAGCTCAACAGTCTCCTTCCTGATGAGATTATGGATACTGAGGCCATCGTAATGGAGGATGTGCCCGCCTCACAACCCGATGGCACCGCTGTCCAGTCAGAGTCCGGTGATGACGTACCGATCCCAATGGAAACAGATACACCCGTTGTTTCTGAAAATTTGAGCTTCTGCTCAGATGCCTCTTCGACGGAGCACACCCAGGCTCTGACCACTTCCACCATCACGGACTCCATGCTAAGTATCAGCTCTGAAAGCCAGCTTCCTCTCACACTCTCCAGTGCATCGTCATCCCTTCTCACCCTTAAACCAACCCTGGCCACTTCCACGGCCACCACCAAAACTACAGATAGCGTGACCGGGACGAGCGTGACTACAAGTGGGTTACAAAGGCTCTCGGCTCCTTTTACCATCTCTGCTGCAAACCACCAGATTATCCTCAATAAGGTGGCCTCTTCTCAAGCCATTGAAGCTGCAAAGTCTGCAAGCAGTTCAACCCAGGCTGTGAAGCAGGAAGGCCAGAAATTTTTGGTTAGAACAATAGGGAAGTCAGGGCAACCCATAGTGTTCCAGTTGCCCAGCACAGGCAGCAAGCCCGGGGTTGGGCAGGCTTCAGGTGACGCCAAGTCCCAGGCTCCTCAGTTTAAGGTGGTGACCATTGGGGGAAGGACTGAGCTGAAGCCTGTGATTGGGAGCACTGCCAGCCAGGTGCCTACGCCGACCCCGCAAGTGAAGACTGTGCAG ATCACTAACAAAACACAGGTTTCCTCAGCCACGCCTATAAAGTTTATCATCGCTAATACAGTAAACAGCAAAGGACTAACTGCTCAGAGATCAGTCTCTCCTGTTATCGCAG gaCGGGTCCTGACTCAGAACCCCCCGGTGCTGCCTCCAAGGACCATTACTCTTTCCGAGCCCCTCAACACTAGCATACAGAGTATGTCCAGCAAAAAGATTGCTATTTCACCCCTCAAGACTCCCACCAAG ATCCCCACCTCCACTCAGAAGCCAATGACACTGCCTGTCAATGTAGCTCTCGGACAGCAAATACTTACAGTGCAGCAGCCCACAACTGCATCTCCAGCCAAGGTGGTGTCCAGCCAGTCCACAGCACAG AATATAAAACCATTGCAGTCAGTGGCTGTGGGGGGTGTCAGTGGCTCCCAGTTCAAGACCATCATCCCCCTGGCCACCCAGCCGAATGTGCAGCAGATTCAGGTGCCAGGTAGCAGGTTCCACTACGTCCGCCTTGTCACAGCAACcacaggcagcagcacaggaCAGACCAGTGGTCCCAGCACAAGCTCCATACAACCAG CTAAACCAATGGTGGTCAATACAGGAGCAGTGAGGATGTCTGTCCCGATTGTCCAGGCACAGACCATGAAACAG GTGGTCCGTAAGCCTTTGACATCAACGGCTCAGGTTGTGACCACCAGTCATCCCCAGCAACGCCTCATCATGCCTGCAACTCCCTTACCAATCCAGCCCAATTTCACCAACCTACCTCCAGGCACTGTTTTTGCACCAGCTCCTGGGGGCGGGAATGTGGGCTATGCAGTTGTGCCAGCACAATATGTCACACAA TTCCAGCAATCACCGTATGTGACCCTGGCAAGTAGCTCTGGTTTCCCTGCTTGCTCTGGTATCCAGTCTCAGGCCAGACTACCACTCAATGG CTTGTCAACGGCAGAAACAACCTCAAGACCAAGGAAGCCATGTAATTGCACCAAGTCACAGTGTCTCAAACT ATACTGTGACTGCTTTGCAAATGGAGAGTTCTGCAATAACTGCAATTGCAACAATTGCTTTAATAACCTGGAACACGAAACAGAACGACTTAAAGCCATTAAG ACATGTCTGGACCGCAATCCTGAGGCCTTCAAACCTAAAATTGGCAAAGGGAAAGACGGGGAGTCAGACCGCAGACACAGTAAAGGCTGCAACTGTAAACGATCAGGATGCCTGAAGAACTACTGCGAGTGCTACGAG GCAAAGATCATGTGCTCGTCCATTTGTAAGTGTATTGGCTGCAAGAACTTTGAGGAGAGCCCAGAGAGGAAGACTTTGATGCACTTGGCTGATGCTGCAGAAGTTCGGGTACAGCAGCAGACTGCAGCCAAGACCAAGCTTTCTTCACAAATCTCAGACCTACTCATGCGGACCGCACCTGTTATTTCAAGTGGAGGCGGAAG GCTGCCTTACACTTTTGTGACGAAGGAGGTGCTTGAAGCAACATGCGAGTGTCTGATTGAGCAGGCGAAACAGGCGGAGCTAAGTCATCAGCCTCAGGCCCAAGCAGAGAGGCTGATCTTGGAGGAGTTTGGACATTGCCTCATGAGGATAATCAGCTCCGCGGGGAAAGCCAAAACAGACTGTGCTTCCATCAACTGCTAG